Below is a window of Humulus lupulus chromosome 2, drHumLupu1.1, whole genome shotgun sequence DNA.
atcataaactcaattttgatgaagaaaaaattaaatataacaacacagattttaagcagaatgattttatttttgttctgaattgttagtttggtaaattatttgtgattttagttgaaaaaatattgaccaaaatcaggtttagggttctattttaactattttacaaaacacagggtccaaaaagtaatttgtcaaaacacagagttcaaacagataatgagaaaaaacatagggtctaaaaaagtataaaccctattaTTAAAGACTATCATACTTATAGTCCACCAAAATAAGGCATTGAAAACTAGCTCACTCAAGAGTGTGATCTTAGTATCCAACCACTCAAGAGTGAAAAACTAATAATGCTAGCTATTAGCTTTCTCTTTCTAATGCTAGCTCtacatgatttttattttttatttttttttcaataaaaaacttcattaaaaaaaatataatatcatACATCATAAGAAGATTAAATATCCCTAATGCTCTCTACATGTTCATTATTAATTTCTTATTATAAGAGTTGAGCTCAAGACACTCAATTAAAACTTATATATTGAAAAATTACAAGATCAAATGTCATTATATTCAACTACTCATGAGATTCCACTCAATAATAAGAGTGGTTGATTTTGTTAATTTCTTTATTGATGTGTGTTATGCTAATTGAATTTATGGATTTTGTAAGAAATAGGACTGGTCATGtgtataataattaataatgcTTCAAGAAAGGAACTAGATGCCATAATAACTTGTGTCATCTAAAAAATAAACAATGGaatacataattaaataaaaatggaaaaaatAACAAACATACATGTACAGAATTGATTCTATTTGTGTCAGAATTAGAAGAATCTAACTTGGTGCTACTTGTAAACCAGCTCTCAATATTTACTAACATTTTGTTTTacttaaaataaaagaaaaacattaTATACTTTAAGTTCCTAtcacaatataaatatatatattattattaaaaaaattaattgttaCTATTATACCTTTAACCACAATTTTTATATACTTACcgacaaaaattaaaattaagtacaattaattcacGTTAAGGGTTCGAATCCCACCATACCAGGTTAAGTTGTGGTGGTCCGTTCTTAATAGGATGAGAATTCTTAAGGCATATTTGTCGATAACCCAAATAAGAGAGGCTCATGTATGAGTCCCTTATAGTTGGTATGTGGGCCCTGGGATTGATTGCTGAAAGGGGTTGGGGGATGAGATTTGCACTATGTAATCCATTTTTctttcagcaaaaaaaaaaatcaaattttttagaaaaaagaagtttttattttttattttttattttttagtcaTAAAATATAATCTGAAATTTTCAAGTCTCTTACCCAATTTTAAAGCTCTCGCTTATTTCTAACCTAATTATAAAAATAAGAccataccatatttaagatgatTAGTAATCACACCCCCACCTcttaatatatatagatatatatatatatatatatattttatgctaAAAGTTTGAATCCTCTCTATTGATCTTTCTAGAACAATATACTAAAAGATAAAAGGAACTATATATCAAATATTGGGGTGTGACAATTTCagccttgtatatatatataaataaatgaaaatagtACTCAATTTTTGGTAGATGAATAATGACCACTAATCAAAAGTGCAAAAGTATGACAAGAaatttttaattacaaaaaaaaaatgtaattgaAAAAATGCCACTAAAGAGTTTGAAATAATAAGCACTACAATTTGCAAAATCGTGTCGTATATAAAACAAGAGTATGCCTAGTAATGTTATCACTATAAAGCAATTAATAACTAGATCACTTATTATGTACATGTAATATCCCATTAGATTTTCCTACTACAAGATAGTTAGATAAATTATCGAATTAATAAACTTAGCAATTTCTCACATGGTTCTGCATGATTTACACTCCAAACTGCATGATTTATGATCATAAATGATAGATTGTCATATCAATTAGCTCAAAGATTAATCTAGTAACTTATAACAGTAATTGCCTTCAAATACGATCTATAATGCATACTATCTCTTCTTCAAAAATCTCTGAAAGAATGATTTAGAAGAACATCTTTAATAAACACTCTGATATTTTATTGTTTCATAATTCTCTGCCATAATCAAAAAGTAGAGATTCATCGATAGGATAGGCTTCGTAATTCGTTTGTCATaccaaatatatataatagaatattcTCAATAAATTTCATTATCATGCAAATATACACACCAACTAAGTAATGTTAGGGCCATGAGTACTACCTCAGCCAAACTTAATGGGAGAACATGATTCTCATGATCAAATATTacaagaataaaaaaatatatatgttataattgtacTAGTCAACTAGCTCAATCACCCTCTTCTACTTCTATATATATTATGCAAGATATATGTGCTCTTTTGTTCATCTATAGCTATATCTCTATCTAGCTAGGTataggcatatatatatatatagcttgtgaagaagaagaaaaaactatatatatatatacatagttaTCAgataattgatatatatatatatatatactagaatttttttttttttttagaaagatCTGAAATCAAAAATGGTAGAGAAGaaaggtagtagtagtagtaataatgtTGGGAGTATTTGGAAAAAGTTCAAACCACACGTGCTGATGATTTCAACTCAATTAGGTTACACATTTCTCTACTTCATCACAGAAGCCTCTTTCAACAATGGTATGAACCCTCATGTCTACATAACTTATCGACACATCGTAGCTGGGGTGTTCATCTTTCCTTTTGCCTATTTTCTCGAGaggtaataataatataattgttatatatatatatatatgaaaattctcgtacaggggtttcactttaagctatACCGGTGAGACTCCCAGTGTTATTAACCGGTGAACAGTTTGGGCaccttgcaaattttcagaagatttcgaatagtttacagtaccgaaaattaagttcaaacatgttgtacGCGTGAATAATTTtgtttatgcgcgtggaaatcaacatgtttgaacctagttttcggtactgtaaactattcggaattttctgaaaatttgaaagatgctcgaaatagctacaatatatacggtcatacaAAAAAATCGcgttgaaaactgttcacgagtcgagaaacactgagaaccCCACCAATAAAGCTTAAAGTgatttcctatatatatataattagatttagtatgcatgtgtgtgtatatatatatattcatattattattaatttggaTTATGTATGCCTTTGTGTTATTCTCTAAATTGTATTCTACTGACTGTACAAAACTAGATTGATTATTCCTTGATGATAAGTTAATTAAGTAAGTACATATATATGACTAGATAGCTTTAATAAGTtgtaaaataaaactaataaaaaaaaggGTATTTGAGGTGACAATATGAGACTTGCATAATGACACTCGTTTTATTCTTTTTGTTGCAGAAAACAAAGGCCAAAGCTAACATTCTCTCTTTTTGTAGAGATATTTATTCTCTCTCTCTTGGGGTAAGAAACTCattatttatatagaatatatgcATATATGCTTTTGGAAGATTATCCAGTGCACCCCCAAAAATTTGACACACCGATACACTCCTTTGGTGTTTTTGACTTGAGAagtattttcaatttatttagagtatcctgtaaattttcaaaaagttctgaataatttacagtatcgaaaataATGATCAAACATATTAacttccacgcgcataaaaaatagtcacacgtgcaacaaacttttttaactttgttttcttcactgtaaattattcaaaatctCTCGAAGATTTgcatgatgctctaaataactacaatatacattaccacaaaaaaaattgcgccgaaaataCTTCTCGAGTCAAAAATTAGAGAGGGTGCACCGGAGAACTATATCCCTATGCTTTTTTCATAgaatttttttgacaaaaaacatatatatagatatatatatctAATTAACCCTAATTAATTAGTCTTTGTTTTCCATAATTGATGACAGGATTGGTTTGACACTGAACACATATTTCGCTAGCTTGAAATACACATCTCCTACCTTTGTTGCCTCAATGGTCAACACCATTGCCTCCCTTACTTTTGTAATTGCTGTTGTTCTCAGGTAATTACTACTCTACTTAGAACAATTAATTATATATCTTGTATATGTTGATGACTAATTTGTCATTAATCATCATCATATAATTATAAACACAGATTAGAGATAATTAATCTTCGAAATCCGAGGGGTGTAGCCAAAGTTCTTGGAACCTTGATCTCATTAGCTGGTGTGATGACCATGACATTGTACAAGGGACCAATTGTGAGAAATCTATGGCATCCTTTAATCCAAATCCAAGGAAGCAATGGCCCACATGAGCACTGGTTAAAGGGTTCACTTCTCACTGTCTCAAGCTGCATCACTTGGTCAATTTGGTACATAATGCAGGTTACTATTTATTCCTATCTTACCCAAATCATAATAATCGCATTTAGTATATAGATCGTGGTATAGTGATTAGGATGTCTACCTCGTTCATTTTCATCCATATGTCCAGAGTTCGAGTTTCTTAATTATCACTTTTTGTTTCAAAGAGTTTTAAGGTTTTTGCTCTAAACTTAAACGGTTAATGTAATGGATCAAACTGGGTATCATGTTCCCTCTACGATCGATATATGATATGGGAACCCTACGAGGCCCTATATCTAGATATCCGAGATTGTTAAAGAACAAAATGTAATGGGTCACATCACTATGGATGCTGCTTGAAAttacgactggccctacaaatcaacacgagtctttccagctagcgtgttttgtcctcacttACACGCTTCCGatgtcacccatcatgagactactctaagtcaagcacgcttaactatgAAGTTCTCAaatgatgggctaccaaaaaaaAAGATACATATTATTAGCATAAGTAGTACACATTAATCAATTTAAGTTATCTtaaactgtgtagtctcatacttACACAtacttagaatcatcacacttgatctTCCCCAAacgatgtgggattgcatagcttttacccggtctttctccCTGTAGATCACCAGATTCTTAATGCGACACAAAAATAGTGGAAATGAGAATGAGATTAGCAACATATGAAATTCTCATTTTAATATGTTATCTTAGTTAAGAGTATTGTGCACTTATAATTAGTGGTCACAGTACTTGGCACTCTCCAATGATACCACTTTGTAGGGTATGATCACATAGCAAAATACATGAATATATTTAAAAACCTCTTAAAGTCAACAGCTCTTGTTATCTgaaaatatatgtatgtatgtatgtatgtatgtatataattataattGAATTTTCAGGCATACACATTGAAAAGATACCCTGCACAACTGTCTTTGACCACGTGGATGAGCATGATTGGTGGAGCACAATCAGCTGTGTTCACAGTGTTTGTGCAACATAAACCTGCTGCTTGGACTATTGGATTTGATATTGACTTGTGGTCTGTGCTCTATGGAGTAAGTAATTTAAATTATCCTTAATTATAAACTAACTTCGTTTCAATTATCGAGTAAATTTctcattattatatattaattaaaatctatTATTAATTAATTGCAGGGAGTAATTTGCTCAGGTGCAATAATATTTATTCAACTGTGGTGCACAGAAGAAAAAGGACCAGTTTTTGTGACCATGTTTAATCCAGTTGGTACAATATTGGTGGCCGTTTTAGCTTACTTTGTCCTTGGGGAAACACT
It encodes the following:
- the LOC133819938 gene encoding WAT1-related protein At2g39510-like translates to MVEKKGSSSSNNVGSIWKKFKPHVLMISTQLGYTFLYFITEASFNNGMNPHVYITYRHIVAGVFIFPFAYFLERKQRPKLTFSLFVEIFILSLLGIGLTLNTYFASLKYTSPTFVASMVNTIASLTFVIAVVLRLEIINLRNPRGVAKVLGTLISLAGVMTMTLYKGPIVRNLWHPLIQIQGSNGPHEHWLKGSLLTVSSCITWSIWYIMQAYTLKRYPAQLSLTTWMSMIGGAQSAVFTVFVQHKPAAWTIGFDIDLWSVLYGGVICSGAIIFIQLWCTEEKGPVFVTMFNPVGTILVAVLAYFVLGETLYTGSILGALVVMAGLYLLLWGKDGDEKVDLIMSEESNDDYAPKTKDNNVILHIVEP